The following coding sequences are from one Verrucosispora sp. WMMD573 window:
- a CDS encoding ABC transporter ATP-binding protein, whose amino-acid sequence MTGLPVADRKVVRRAALGLIAADRRAVAVVLVLHGAAAVAGLAPPWLLGRIVDEVTAGAGAAAVDRLALAIGGCVLAHGLLARYAQYVGHRFGERAVARLREAFVARALDLPISVIERAGTGELATRSSVDVTTVGTTVRDVMPVMVIAGTQLSLLFGAIFLLHPLLGLVALTGLPSIVAVTRWYLRRARPAYLAEGAATAELTEALTTTAEGARTVEALRLGADRIAYGRQRIGRVWATRRATLALRSVFFPVVEASYALPIAVVLLFGGFLLDRDLVTLGEVVAAALYLQQAIEPLDRLLQWMEQAQRGLASFARVLGVGQQTEAAAGTPRPRVPAPARSGRLVVRGAHFSYADGPDVLRGIDLVVRPGERLAIVGPSGAGKSTLARLLAGTDVPREGVVSLDGLAVTDLDPAERRRRIALVTQEHHVFIGTLRDNLAFAAPDASDEQMRAALVAVSADWYADLPDGLDTQLGDGARELSAADAQQLALARLVLANPQILILDEATAALDPTTARRTERALAAVASGRTVIAIAHRLNTAHDADRVAVLEDGRITELGGHDELVRTGGAYAALWRSWHG is encoded by the coding sequence GTGACCGGGCTGCCCGTCGCGGACCGGAAGGTCGTCCGTCGCGCGGCGCTGGGCCTCATCGCCGCGGACCGCCGCGCGGTCGCCGTCGTCCTGGTGCTGCACGGCGCCGCCGCGGTCGCCGGGCTCGCGCCGCCGTGGCTGTTGGGCAGGATCGTCGACGAGGTCACGGCCGGTGCCGGCGCCGCCGCCGTGGACCGTCTGGCCCTCGCGATCGGCGGCTGTGTGCTGGCCCACGGGCTGCTCGCCCGCTACGCCCAGTACGTCGGCCACCGGTTCGGTGAGCGCGCCGTCGCCCGGCTCCGCGAAGCATTCGTCGCGCGAGCGCTGGACCTGCCCATCTCCGTCATCGAACGGGCCGGCACCGGTGAACTCGCCACCCGCAGCTCGGTGGACGTGACGACCGTCGGGACGACGGTACGGGACGTGATGCCCGTCATGGTCATCGCCGGGACGCAGTTGTCGCTGCTCTTCGGTGCGATCTTCCTGCTGCATCCGCTACTCGGCCTGGTCGCCCTGACCGGGCTGCCGTCGATCGTCGCGGTCACCCGCTGGTATCTGCGTCGCGCCAGGCCGGCCTACCTTGCCGAAGGGGCCGCGACCGCCGAGCTGACCGAGGCGTTGACCACGACCGCCGAGGGTGCCCGCACGGTCGAGGCGCTCCGCCTCGGTGCCGACCGCATCGCGTACGGCCGGCAGCGCATCGGCCGGGTGTGGGCCACCCGTCGGGCGACCCTGGCCCTCCGGTCGGTCTTCTTCCCGGTGGTGGAGGCGAGCTACGCGCTGCCGATCGCGGTGGTGCTGCTGTTCGGCGGCTTCCTGCTGGACCGTGACCTGGTGACCCTCGGCGAGGTGGTCGCGGCGGCGCTCTACCTTCAGCAGGCGATCGAGCCGCTGGATCGGCTGCTGCAATGGATGGAGCAGGCCCAACGCGGCCTCGCCTCGTTCGCCCGGGTGCTCGGTGTCGGCCAGCAGACCGAAGCCGCAGCCGGCACACCGCGACCACGCGTGCCGGCCCCCGCCCGGTCCGGACGGCTCGTCGTACGCGGAGCCCACTTCTCGTACGCCGACGGTCCCGACGTGCTGCGCGGGATCGACCTGGTGGTACGCCCCGGCGAACGCCTCGCCATCGTCGGCCCTTCCGGGGCGGGAAAGTCCACGCTCGCCCGGCTGCTCGCCGGAACCGACGTGCCGCGCGAGGGTGTGGTGAGCCTCGACGGCCTGGCCGTCACGGACCTCGACCCGGCCGAGCGTCGTCGCCGGATCGCCCTGGTCACCCAGGAACACCACGTCTTCATCGGCACGCTGCGCGACAACCTCGCCTTCGCCGCCCCCGACGCGTCCGACGAGCAGATGCGCGCCGCACTGGTCGCGGTGAGCGCCGACTGGTACGCCGACCTGCCCGACGGACTCGACACGCAACTCGGTGACGGGGCTCGTGAACTCAGTGCCGCCGACGCCCAGCAACTCGCGCTCGCCCGGCTCGTGCTCGCCAACCCGCAGATCCTGATCCTCGACGAGGCCACGGCCGCGCTCGACCCGACGACCGCCCGGCGTACCGAGCGGGCCCTCGCCGCCGTGGCCAGCGGGCGTACGGTCATCGCCATCGCGCACCGGCTCAACACCGCGCACGACGCCGACCGGGTGGCCGTGCTGGAGGACGGCCGGATCACCGAACTCGGCGGCCACGACGAACTCGTCCGCACCGGTGGCGCCTACGCCGCGCTCTGGCGGTCCTGGCACGGCTGA
- the pstC gene encoding phosphate ABC transporter permease subunit PstC produces MTLTNNPPAAKPTLTQRGSSALGDRVFSWWTLATGLLVLAILGLILITTVREAWPAFDAMGLRFITERVWDPNPATGDAIFGALSFAYGTAVSSLIALLFAVPVSVGIALFLTELAPRRLRGPAVTVIDLLAAVPSVVFGLWGILVVAPALVPIYQWMHDVLGGIPLLGRLFGPVGSGRNFMTAGLILAIMVTPIITSITREVFSTVPRADKDAALALGATRWEMIRGAVFPHSFGGVVGAVMLGLGRAMGETIAVALVIGGATNITANLFAPGNSMAAVIVQQFGESTGTFTAALIGLGVVLFAMTVLINVLAQVVVRRAEARMKGSVA; encoded by the coding sequence ATGACCTTGACGAACAATCCCCCGGCAGCCAAGCCGACGCTGACCCAGCGGGGCAGCAGCGCCCTCGGCGACCGCGTCTTCTCCTGGTGGACGCTCGCCACCGGCCTGCTGGTGCTGGCCATCCTCGGGCTGATCCTGATCACCACCGTCCGGGAGGCCTGGCCCGCGTTCGACGCGATGGGCCTGCGCTTCATCACCGAGCGGGTCTGGGACCCGAACCCGGCCACCGGCGACGCCATCTTCGGTGCGCTGTCGTTCGCGTACGGCACCGCGGTCTCGTCGCTTATCGCGCTGCTGTTCGCGGTGCCGGTCTCGGTCGGCATCGCGCTGTTCCTCACCGAGCTGGCCCCGCGCCGGCTGCGCGGCCCCGCGGTGACCGTGATCGACCTGCTGGCCGCCGTGCCGTCGGTGGTCTTCGGCCTCTGGGGCATTCTGGTCGTGGCGCCCGCGCTGGTCCCGATCTACCAGTGGATGCACGACGTCCTCGGCGGCATCCCGTTGCTCGGCCGCCTCTTCGGCCCGGTCGGCAGCGGCCGCAACTTCATGACCGCCGGCCTGATCCTGGCGATCATGGTCACGCCGATCATCACCTCGATCACCCGCGAGGTGTTCAGCACGGTGCCGCGTGCCGACAAGGACGCGGCCCTCGCTCTGGGCGCCACCCGCTGGGAGATGATCCGGGGCGCGGTCTTCCCGCACAGCTTCGGCGGGGTGGTCGGCGCGGTGATGCTCGGCCTGGGCCGGGCCATGGGCGAGACGATCGCGGTCGCGCTGGTCATCGGCGGTGCCACGAACATCACCGCCAACCTCTTCGCCCCCGGCAACTCGATGGCCGCCGTCATCGTGCAGCAGTTCGGCGAGTCCACCGGCACCTTCACCGCCGCGCTCATCGGTCTCGGCGTGGTGCTGTTCGCGATGACGGTGCTGATCAACGTGCTCGCCCAGGTGGTCGTCCGTCGGGCCGAGGCCCGGATGAAGGGAAGCGTCGCGTGA
- the pstS gene encoding phosphate ABC transporter substrate-binding protein PstS: MNRNVLSRRVLAGVALAALALTGCGSNDSSSEPGGSGGDGAYADLSGELKASGASFPDAYYQEVVEAFKAEASDVTVTYNATGSGTGKKQFGEGLVDFAGTDSLVKDTDGVTAGSFMYVPTVAAPITVSYNLEGVDKLQLSPETLAKIFQTDIKTWDDAAVKADNPGVELPNTPITVAHRSDGSGTTSNFTKYLDAAAAGTWKLGSGDTVAWPASTQGGEKNTGVAQIVKQTNGAVGYVDLSDAKATGLKYAAIKNKDGQFVEPSLEGTTAGLEGAEIAEDLSYNPLNAAGASAYPITAPTFIIVKTSYDDANKAALVKGFLTFLLNDGQELAEEVDFAPLPASLKEKALAQVEKIQG; the protein is encoded by the coding sequence GTGAACCGCAACGTGCTTTCGCGGCGCGTCCTTGCCGGCGTCGCGCTTGCCGCGCTCGCGCTTACCGGCTGTGGTAGCAATGACAGCAGCTCGGAGCCGGGCGGCAGTGGCGGCGACGGCGCCTACGCCGACCTGTCCGGCGAGTTGAAGGCGTCGGGCGCCAGCTTCCCGGACGCTTACTACCAAGAGGTCGTCGAAGCCTTCAAGGCCGAGGCATCCGACGTGACGGTCACCTACAACGCGACCGGATCCGGCACCGGCAAAAAGCAGTTCGGTGAGGGCCTGGTCGACTTTGCCGGCACCGACAGCCTGGTGAAGGACACCGACGGCGTGACCGCCGGTTCGTTCATGTACGTGCCGACGGTGGCGGCCCCGATCACGGTTTCCTACAACCTTGAGGGCGTCGACAAGCTCCAGCTCAGCCCGGAGACGCTCGCCAAGATCTTCCAGACCGACATCAAGACCTGGGACGACGCGGCCGTCAAGGCCGACAACCCGGGTGTCGAGCTGCCCAACACGCCGATCACCGTTGCGCACCGTTCGGACGGTTCCGGCACCACCAGCAACTTCACCAAGTACCTCGACGCCGCGGCGGCGGGCACCTGGAAGCTGGGCAGTGGTGACACGGTGGCCTGGCCGGCCAGCACCCAGGGTGGCGAGAAGAACACCGGTGTCGCGCAGATCGTCAAGCAGACCAACGGCGCCGTCGGGTACGTCGACCTGAGCGACGCCAAGGCCACCGGCCTGAAGTACGCCGCCATCAAGAACAAGGACGGCCAGTTCGTCGAGCCGTCGCTGGAGGGCACCACCGCCGGCCTGGAGGGTGCCGAGATCGCCGAGGACCTGAGCTACAACCCGCTCAACGCCGCCGGTGCCTCCGCCTACCCGATCACCGCGCCGACGTTCATCATCGTCAAGACCTCCTACGACGACGCGAACAAGGCCGCGCTGGTCAAGGGCTTCCTCACCTTCCTGCTCAACGACGGCCAGGAACTGGCCGAGGAGGTCGACTTCGCACCGCTGCCGGCCTCGCTCAAGGAGAAGGCACTGGCCCAGGTCGAGAAGATCCAGGGCTGA
- a CDS encoding helix-turn-helix domain-containing protein has product MTGGGRQELPIGRRIAQLRVRRGMSQQVFADRIGKSKSWVDKIERGARRLDRLSVIETVAEALGVATGVLVGRDTPPPAVTEMSVAVERLREALTRYGPATAGVTPAGLGRQVEYALAAYRHAQYPQLLRILPDLLADARHASGVGMPASTDDLLVRVYRLTAQVLVKLGEPDLAWLAADRAMTAAGDDPRRTAIAVVGLAQALRAVRRGRLALAVTRTALHRLDPTPSPTSRPDDVAPAGILLLEAALAAATCGEATTAGSLTDQAARLAHRHGHGGGFGPIVVDLARALVATGLGDNGLAIATHKLAVSSDAWHRLPAEHRAGHLIDITRAHLALGDPQAAGRALTTADRIAPAETRVRPAGRAALTAVLRAGTFPTDVIRLATLVGLTRQP; this is encoded by the coding sequence ATGACCGGCGGTGGCCGGCAGGAGTTGCCGATCGGGCGGCGCATCGCGCAGCTCCGGGTCCGCCGTGGGATGAGTCAGCAGGTCTTCGCCGACCGGATCGGCAAGTCGAAAAGCTGGGTCGACAAGATCGAACGGGGTGCCCGCCGGCTCGACCGGCTGTCGGTGATCGAGACGGTCGCCGAGGCGCTCGGGGTCGCCACCGGCGTGCTGGTCGGCCGGGACACCCCGCCGCCGGCGGTCACCGAGATGAGCGTCGCCGTGGAACGGCTGCGCGAAGCCCTGACCCGCTACGGACCGGCCACCGCCGGCGTCACCCCGGCGGGCCTTGGCCGTCAGGTCGAATACGCGCTCGCCGCGTACCGGCACGCCCAGTATCCCCAGCTGCTTCGGATCCTGCCCGACCTGCTCGCCGACGCGCGACACGCCTCGGGCGTCGGCATGCCGGCGTCCACTGACGACCTGCTGGTGCGGGTGTACCGGCTGACCGCGCAGGTCCTGGTCAAGCTCGGTGAACCCGACCTGGCCTGGCTGGCCGCCGACCGCGCGATGACCGCTGCCGGCGACGACCCACGGCGTACCGCGATTGCGGTGGTCGGCCTGGCGCAGGCGCTGCGTGCCGTGCGGCGCGGCCGGCTGGCGCTGGCCGTCACCCGTACCGCCCTGCACCGGCTCGACCCGACGCCCTCCCCCACCAGCCGACCGGATGACGTCGCCCCCGCCGGCATTCTGCTCCTCGAAGCCGCCCTCGCCGCCGCCACCTGCGGCGAGGCGACCACCGCCGGCAGCCTCACAGACCAGGCCGCCCGCCTCGCCCACCGGCACGGCCATGGTGGCGGGTTCGGGCCGATTGTGGTCGACCTCGCCCGCGCCCTGGTTGCCACCGGCCTCGGTGACAACGGCCTCGCCATCGCCACCCACAAACTCGCCGTCAGCAGCGATGCCTGGCATCGGCTGCCCGCCGAACACCGCGCCGGTCACCTGATCGACATCACCCGCGCGCACCTGGCCCTTGGCGACCCTCAGGCCGCCGGACGCGCCCTGACCACCGCCGACCGCATCGCTCCTGCCGAGACCCGCGTGCGGCCTGCCGGACGCGCCGCGCTCACCGCCGTGCTTCGCGCGGGTACCTTCCCAACCGACGTCATCCGGCTCGCCACACTCGTCGGCCTGACCCGACAGCCGTGA
- the pstA gene encoding phosphate ABC transporter permease PstA produces the protein MTLTAPPAARPAAGGPDLTRAALSGRRRFTNHLATAAIWVAVLLAVIPLALVTYTVIAKGGGVMSLSFLNEDIPNSYRRDGGGMGPAIVGTLLITGMAALMAIPLGVFGAIYLNEYGKQRPLARIIRLMSDVMTGVPSIVMGLFIYISWVLLVGEQTGFAGALALACLMLPVVIRSSEEMLRLVPDELRQASMALGARKWKTTLTVVLPAAISGITSGSLLAVARAAGETAPIIIVTGIVFSPNWNLFDGSNTALPAQIFRNASQPFEAAQNRAWGAALTLIVIVLGFTIIARFISSRFAIKER, from the coding sequence GTGACTCTCACCGCACCACCCGCCGCCCGCCCGGCCGCCGGCGGGCCCGACCTGACCCGGGCGGCGCTCTCCGGCCGCCGCCGGTTCACCAATCACCTCGCCACGGCGGCGATCTGGGTCGCCGTGCTGCTCGCCGTCATCCCGCTGGCCCTGGTCACCTATACGGTCATCGCCAAGGGCGGTGGGGTGATGAGCCTGTCGTTCCTGAACGAGGACATCCCCAACTCCTACCGCCGTGACGGCGGAGGCATGGGCCCGGCGATCGTCGGCACGCTGCTCATCACTGGGATGGCCGCGCTGATGGCGATCCCGCTCGGCGTCTTCGGCGCGATCTACCTCAACGAGTACGGCAAGCAGCGGCCGTTGGCCCGGATCATCCGGCTGATGTCCGACGTGATGACCGGCGTGCCGTCGATCGTGATGGGCCTGTTCATCTACATCTCCTGGGTGCTGCTGGTCGGTGAGCAGACCGGCTTCGCCGGCGCGCTGGCGCTGGCCTGTCTGATGCTGCCGGTCGTCATCCGCAGCAGCGAGGAGATGCTCCGGCTGGTCCCCGACGAGTTGCGGCAGGCCAGCATGGCGCTCGGTGCCCGCAAGTGGAAGACCACGCTGACCGTGGTGCTGCCGGCGGCGATCTCCGGCATCACCAGCGGCTCGCTGCTGGCCGTCGCCCGCGCGGCCGGCGAGACCGCACCGATCATCATCGTCACCGGAATCGTCTTCTCGCCCAACTGGAACCTTTTCGACGGCTCCAACACGGCGTTGCCGGCGCAGATCTTCCGCAACGCCAGCCAGCCGTTCGAGGCCGCCCAGAACCGGGCCTGGGGTGCGGCGCTGACGCTCATCGTGATCGTGCTCGGCTTCACGATCATCGCCCGATTCATCTCCAGCCGGTTCGCCATCAAGGAGCGCTGA
- a CDS encoding ABC transporter ATP-binding protein, with product MPPQLPHAEPGTPDTRGPLRYIWWLVRCQPWRVLRGGLIGTAWMLGLSVRPYLVARAIDDGLRPAGHRALLWWVAAIVVAGLGLAYLGIMRHRTMTFVREDASARSAAVLLRHLSRIGAVLPRRLAAGEVATVGGADIIHTSGVLTMTGPGVGAVLAYVFVAFLLWSVSPMLAVFVLLGVPTVVLLVGPLLRRLERVESVYRHQQGLLTTRAADIVAGLRVLAGVGGRGLFARRYTARSQRLLTEGYRVGAVNSWIESLTIVIPGVFLAAVVWLAARMAAAGDITIGQTVAVYGYVAVLIVPVWFLLEGGYQVIRGRVAARRIIALLNLRPDEAGPPSPAGGTQAAPDRPADLHDPATGLTVPAGRLLAVAADDPAEAVALADRLGRFVAGEVTWGGVPLTSIALDEVRARILVADHDSYLFAGTLREILRVRADTSDADLFTALRTASAVDVVDAHPDGLAMPVGTRARTLSGGQRQRVRLARALLAEPDVLILIDPTSAVDAHTEARIARRLRAARAGRTTVVLTTSPLLLGRADLVAHLRHGRITAAGSHVELLAQDPSYRALVSRDGESVDADGSLR from the coding sequence ATGCCCCCACAGCTCCCTCATGCCGAGCCGGGCACGCCGGACACGAGGGGGCCACTGAGATACATCTGGTGGCTGGTCCGCTGTCAGCCGTGGCGGGTGCTGCGTGGCGGCCTCATCGGCACCGCCTGGATGCTCGGGTTGTCGGTCCGGCCATACCTCGTCGCCCGCGCCATCGACGACGGGTTACGGCCCGCCGGCCACCGGGCGCTGCTGTGGTGGGTGGCCGCGATCGTCGTCGCCGGGTTGGGCCTGGCCTACCTGGGCATCATGCGGCACCGCACGATGACCTTCGTCCGGGAGGACGCCTCGGCCCGGTCCGCCGCCGTCCTGCTGCGTCACCTGTCCCGCATCGGTGCCGTGCTGCCTCGCAGGCTCGCCGCCGGCGAGGTCGCCACCGTGGGCGGCGCGGACATCATCCACACCTCGGGGGTGCTGACGATGACCGGGCCCGGCGTCGGGGCCGTCCTCGCGTACGTCTTCGTCGCCTTTCTCCTGTGGTCGGTGTCTCCGATGCTCGCGGTGTTCGTGCTGCTCGGCGTGCCGACGGTGGTGCTGCTGGTCGGGCCGCTGCTGCGCCGCCTCGAACGGGTCGAGTCGGTCTACCGTCACCAGCAGGGCCTGCTCACCACCCGGGCCGCCGACATCGTGGCCGGGCTGCGGGTGCTCGCCGGGGTCGGTGGGCGGGGACTGTTCGCCCGCCGGTACACGGCCCGCTCCCAGCGGCTGCTGACCGAGGGGTACCGGGTCGGCGCCGTGAACAGCTGGATCGAGTCGCTGACGATCGTCATTCCGGGCGTGTTCCTGGCCGCCGTGGTGTGGCTGGCGGCGCGGATGGCGGCAGCGGGTGACATCACCATCGGGCAGACGGTGGCCGTCTACGGGTACGTGGCGGTCCTGATCGTGCCGGTGTGGTTCCTGCTCGAAGGCGGTTACCAGGTGATCCGGGGGCGGGTCGCCGCCCGCCGGATCATCGCACTGCTCAACCTCAGACCGGACGAGGCCGGTCCACCGTCACCGGCCGGCGGGACGCAAGCCGCGCCGGACCGACCCGCCGACCTGCATGATCCCGCCACCGGGCTGACCGTACCCGCCGGACGGCTGCTGGCCGTCGCCGCCGACGACCCGGCCGAGGCCGTCGCGCTGGCCGACCGGCTCGGGCGGTTCGTCGCCGGCGAGGTGACCTGGGGTGGCGTGCCGCTCACCAGCATCGCGCTGGACGAGGTGCGGGCGCGGATCCTGGTCGCCGACCACGACTCCTATCTCTTCGCCGGAACACTGCGCGAGATCCTGCGCGTCCGGGCGGACACCAGCGACGCCGACCTGTTCACGGCGTTGCGTACCGCGTCGGCGGTGGACGTGGTCGACGCCCACCCGGACGGGCTCGCGATGCCGGTCGGTACCCGGGCCCGGACCCTCTCCGGCGGCCAGCGGCAACGCGTACGCCTGGCCCGCGCTCTGCTCGCCGAGCCGGACGTGCTGATCCTCATCGACCCGACGTCGGCCGTGGACGCGCACACCGAGGCGCGCATCGCGCGGCGGCTGCGGGCGGCGCGGGCCGGACGGACCACAGTCGTGCTGACCACCTCACCGCTGCTGCTCGGGCGCGCCGACCTGGTCGCACACCTGCGCCACGGCCGGATCACCGCCGCCGGCAGTCACGTCGAACTGCTCGCACAGGATCCGAGCTACCGGGCCCTGGTGTCCCGGGACGGCGAGTCCGTCGACGCCGACGGGTCACTGCGGTGA
- a CDS encoding dihydrofolate reductase family protein, whose translation MRTLIATAFVSLDGVIEAPGGEPGYRNSGWTFNDIAFDEAAYEIKGREQDEATAMMLGRVSYQAFAPVWPKMTEEFAGYNAMPKYVVSTSLKEQDLVSNWGEIVILRSLDDVAALKQTEGGPISIHGSATLNRNLSDAGLIDRYHLLVFPVLLGAGKRLFSDTDRDKQNLKLVESESYANGIQKLVYDIAR comes from the coding sequence CGTCATCGAGGCCCCCGGCGGAGAACCGGGCTACCGCAACTCGGGCTGGACCTTCAACGACATCGCGTTCGACGAGGCGGCCTACGAGATCAAGGGCCGTGAGCAGGACGAGGCCACCGCGATGATGCTGGGCCGGGTCAGCTACCAGGCGTTCGCGCCGGTGTGGCCGAAGATGACCGAGGAGTTCGCCGGCTACAACGCGATGCCGAAGTACGTCGTGTCGACAAGCCTGAAGGAGCAGGACCTGGTGTCCAACTGGGGGGAGATCGTCATTCTCCGGTCGCTGGACGACGTCGCCGCGCTCAAGCAGACCGAGGGCGGCCCGATCAGCATCCACGGCAGCGCCACGCTGAACCGCAACCTATCCGACGCCGGCCTGATCGACCGCTACCACCTGCTGGTCTTTCCGGTGCTGCTCGGTGCGGGCAAGCGGCTCTTCAGCGACACCGACCGGGACAAGCAGAACCTCAAGCTCGTCGAGAGCGAGTCCTACGCCAACGGCATCCAGAAGCTGGTCTACGACATCGCCCGTTGA
- the pstB gene encoding phosphate ABC transporter ATP-binding protein PstB — protein MASNDTNLTTRPSVAVHAPGTTVSGAESANASVMQLRDVSVYYGSYEAVRGTTMPIQQNQVTAMIGPSGCGKSTVLRALNRMNDPIPGARVSGDVLFHGQDLYAKDVDPIQVRRRIGMVFQKPNPFPKSIYDNVAYGLRINGIKGRLDDHVEEALTKAALWDEVKDKLRKSALALSGGQQQRLCIARTIAVKPEVILMDEPCSALDPIATAKIEDLIFELTNDYTIVIVTHNMQQAARVSHYTAFFTAEVDEAQERHGRLVEFSQTGKLFTNPADKRTEDYITGRFG, from the coding sequence ATGGCCAGCAACGACACCAACCTCACCACCCGCCCGTCCGTGGCGGTGCACGCTCCCGGCACCACCGTCTCCGGCGCGGAGTCCGCCAACGCGTCCGTGATGCAGCTGCGCGACGTGAGCGTCTACTACGGCAGCTACGAGGCGGTCCGCGGCACCACGATGCCGATCCAGCAGAACCAGGTCACCGCGATGATCGGGCCCTCCGGCTGCGGCAAGTCGACGGTGCTGCGGGCGCTCAACCGGATGAACGACCCGATCCCCGGTGCCCGGGTCAGCGGCGACGTCCTGTTTCACGGCCAGGACCTGTACGCCAAGGACGTCGACCCGATCCAGGTGCGCCGCCGCATCGGCATGGTGTTCCAGAAGCCCAACCCGTTCCCCAAGTCCATCTACGACAACGTCGCGTACGGGCTGCGGATCAACGGCATCAAGGGCCGGCTCGACGACCACGTCGAGGAGGCGTTGACCAAGGCCGCGCTCTGGGACGAGGTAAAGGACAAGCTGCGCAAGAGCGCTCTGGCGCTCTCCGGCGGCCAGCAGCAGCGGCTCTGCATCGCCCGGACGATCGCCGTCAAGCCCGAGGTGATCCTGATGGACGAGCCCTGCTCGGCCCTCGACCCGATCGCCACGGCGAAGATCGAGGACCTGATCTTCGAGCTGACGAACGACTACACCATCGTGATCGTCACGCACAACATGCAGCAGGCGGCCCGGGTCAGCCACTACACCGCCTTCTTCACCGCCGAGGTCGACGAGGCGCAGGAGCGGCACGGGCGGCTTGTCGAGTTCAGCCAGACCGGCAAGCTGTTCACCAACCCCGCCGACAAGCGTACGGAGGACTACATCACCGGTCGCTTCGGCTGA
- a CDS encoding class I SAM-dependent methyltransferase, which yields MTNRTRWATDTGPEHSQWYVNRFRQLAAEGADLAGEARLLDTLVPPASRILDAGCGTGRVGAELAARGHTVVGVDADPVLIDAARADHPAPSWLVADLAELDLAAAGESEPFDAAVLAGNVMAFVAAGTERQVLSRVAAHLRPDGVVAVGFGTDRGYPLTDFDADAVAAGLRLEHRFATWDLRPWREDADFAVTILRRPA from the coding sequence ATGACCAACAGGACCCGATGGGCCACCGACACCGGTCCCGAGCACTCGCAGTGGTACGTCAACCGGTTCCGGCAGTTGGCGGCCGAAGGCGCGGATCTGGCTGGTGAGGCCCGGCTGCTCGACACGCTGGTGCCGCCGGCCTCCCGGATCCTCGACGCCGGCTGCGGCACCGGTCGGGTCGGCGCCGAGTTGGCGGCGCGTGGTCACACGGTGGTCGGGGTGGACGCGGACCCGGTCCTGATCGACGCGGCCCGGGCCGACCACCCCGCGCCCAGTTGGCTCGTCGCCGATCTGGCCGAGTTGGACCTCGCGGCGGCCGGCGAGAGCGAGCCGTTCGACGCGGCGGTGCTCGCCGGCAACGTGATGGCCTTCGTCGCCGCCGGCACCGAACGCCAGGTGCTCAGCCGGGTCGCCGCGCACCTGCGCCCGGACGGTGTGGTCGCGGTCGGATTCGGCACCGACCGGGGGTATCCACTCACCGACTTCGACGCCGACGCGGTCGCCGCCGGACTGCGCCTGGAACACCGCTTCGCCACCTGGGACCTGCGCCCGTGGCGCGAGGACGCGGACTTCGCCGTGACCATCCTGCGCCGCCCCGCCTGA
- a CDS encoding PhoU domain-containing protein: MSRDSFDEQLDRLTGVLALMSRDAGAAIRGASTALLAVDRGAAETVLAGDAVLDARRAEVEAMIPEVLVRHQPVASDLRLVVCALRIAGALERMGDLAVHVAKVALRRHPIGVVPEPAMPVMTALAEAAARVADKCALVLATRDRLDAMQLGLDDDEVDAAQERLLSLLVSGWPYGVESAIDLALLGRYYERYADQAVNVARQVVYLVTGTIRL; encoded by the coding sequence ATGAGCCGGGACAGCTTCGACGAGCAGCTCGACCGGCTCACCGGTGTCCTGGCGTTGATGAGTCGGGACGCCGGCGCGGCGATCCGGGGGGCCAGCACCGCGCTGCTGGCGGTGGACCGGGGCGCGGCCGAGACGGTGCTCGCCGGTGACGCCGTGCTGGACGCCCGGCGGGCCGAGGTGGAGGCGATGATCCCCGAGGTGTTGGTGCGGCACCAGCCGGTCGCCTCGGATCTGCGCCTGGTGGTGTGCGCGTTGCGGATCGCCGGTGCCCTGGAACGGATGGGCGACCTCGCGGTGCACGTCGCGAAGGTCGCGTTGCGTCGGCACCCGATCGGGGTGGTCCCGGAGCCGGCGATGCCGGTGATGACGGCGCTGGCCGAGGCGGCGGCGCGGGTGGCGGACAAGTGCGCGCTCGTGCTGGCCACCCGGGACCGGCTCGACGCGATGCAGCTCGGGCTGGACGACGACGAGGTCGACGCCGCGCAGGAACGCCTGCTGTCGCTGCTGGTCTCCGGCTGGCCGTACGGGGTGGAGTCCGCTATCGACCTGGCCCTGCTCGGCCGCTACTACGAGCGCTACGCCGACCAGGCGGTGAACGTCGCCCGCCAGGTCGTCTACCTGGTGACCGGCACCATCCGGCTCTGA